Part of the Scomber japonicus isolate fScoJap1 chromosome 6, fScoJap1.pri, whole genome shotgun sequence genome, TACAGGCTACTCTATCGGGCTTGGTTACAATAGTCCATCAGAGAGACATCTGCAGATTTGTGGGAGGTAAAGCAGTCTAATTAGGGATCAGGAAGGGAGACAAAAACAGCTACTGGGCAATAATGGTCCCACCATCCAGCCACCCAAAGCATCTATTCTATCATGTTGGAAATGAGTATGTAGAGAACCAACCCCTCACCAGTATAAACACACCCACGGCTGttcatcaacatttttacaTGAAAGCTGGTGGACAGATTTGATTTGCCTTTGGTAGAGATTTAGGTTTACATCTTCTGCCATGAAGTGATTCCTTTTTATGTTGCAATTATATAATGAAGAGGTGAAGACTTTATTTTCAATGTAATTTCTTTAAGTGAAGAAAATCACTATGAGTAAggatgaataaattaaatagaTGAATACAGTTTATGTAACTTAATGTTGAAACTTTGAACTACTTGCAGGTCTGAATGGAACACCGTGCAAACATTTGTCGTACCATTTGCTAttctgttgtttcctgttgccACAAAATACCAAAAAAGCTAATCACCACCCATATGCTGCGTACTGTCACAGTGTCCATATTTTGGTAGAAAGTGTCGCAGGCCCTGGCACATGGTCCAATTAAGCCTTCATGCCAACAGCTAGAAGAAGCATGTAGCAGCCTGGATTATCAGCTTGTTTCCTTTGGTGCTTTAGTTATAACTGAGCGGCTCAGAGGcagaaaatgactgacagagGACAAAAGGAGGAGCTAAAATTTAAAGAATTAAGCAGCCAGCAAAAAGCTTCAGAAATGATCCAGAGCTGCAGCAGTGTGAAGCTTAAATGTTGATCAATTAAGGGCAGAATTGATGGTTTTGGGTTCAGTTCTCTACATACCAGCTTGATTTACTACTACAGTCAGTCAATCTGGTTAAGCAGGCTGTTTCAAGAAAAGACAGGCTGTTGTTTAGTTTGAGAAAGGGGATAGAAACACATGCTGAAGCGGcagtttggattttatttttttgttattttcctcTTGAGGAGTGcatgagaaaagaagaagaagaagaagaagaagaagagaagcagagagcCATAGTGGAGGTAGTGAGAAAGAGGGTGGAGGGGATGGTTTTTTACAGCCAGTTCAAGGTTTCCAGAAGCAGGCACAGCCAACGACGACGTCTCCTAGTCTGGCCTGAGTGCTCATGATGCTATTAAGGGAGGGGGAAATGCATGCTTGTTGCTGTATGCATTGTGTATTTGTTCCCCAAACTATATTAtttgctctcacacactcaaGTTGATTGTCACTTGAAGAGACCACACTTTACAGTAGCAAAGAATACTCAGAAAAATACCCCTCATTCACAAATGCCTGAAcctaatgtttatgttttttaatgttcagtggtacagaaaacagaaataaaggCCTCTGAAAGAATGGTCACTTCATTCAAATAATGGATTGCTTATCATCTATTACTGCAGTGAGATCTTACACTTAAAAGCAGTCTATGCCAAATATGGAAAAGAGTGTATCACCACCCCCTTATATGTAAAGATGATATTTAAGAATTAAGAATGTAATATGTCTTGAAACTCCATTTAAATTGATTTCTAAAAAGGTGGAAATATCCTGAACCTACAATGTCAGGATGATGGCTTGTAGCAGACTGAAGCTGAGGccctgttcacacctggcattTAATCATGTCTTAGAGGATCTGATTACAAGTGGAGAGCTGTGAGTACAGGTGCGAATGCACCCGAGACGCATCGAGGATGTACTGAGATCCAATCGCTCAGACCATAATGGGAGGTGGTCATTCTAATGTCGGATGACGTACTTAAAGCTGTCCACGTGTGATCGGGTCACATGTTTCTGCCAGGTGTGAACAGGCCCTGTGTTTGGTTAGAGACAGGGTAACAGTAGAGTTCATCTAACTAGTCTGTGAGAAAAGGACCTGACCACAGCAGGTGAGGCAGTTATCCGGAGTGGCGCTCTTCACCCACGCACAAGAAGAGGTGATAGGCATGCTGGCTGAAGTGGATGGCTCACTGTGATTGAGGAGAAAGGCTGTCGGGGCATATTTGATCTCTGCACTTTGAGCAAAGTCTCACTGCTGTGTATAAAATTAAAGTCTTATGGTTGACTTTTAAACTGCAATCCTGGACATTAGAAGTAGTATTTTACACTTTGCATAACTAAATAGTGACTGAACCTGTGTTGCCTTGCTTTAGGTGGGATGGGAGCTGACTGCTGACCTGTCTCTGTTAAACACAGTAGGTGAATATGATGATAAATATTCTATCAGTGTAGCAATTAATAATAAGTTAGAAGTAATAACTGAAGAATAATCACAACTCAAAACacttaaacattaaaaacagtgtATTTCTCTgatctcctcttccttctgttctcaTCTTTCAATACCTTTAACTACTCAGACCTAAAAGCCAACACTGACACCAGCAGACCCTCTAGCAGACCCTTGAAGGCTGGGTGTGAAAAGCCCCACTCTGGAGTCTTGTGGGTAGGTAGGTGGTCTAGTGGAGATGTAGAGTTTTACAGTCAGAAGCAGCAGAGTGACATGGGGAGGGGGAGGTCATGCAGTTCCTGCTAAATTTACTCCTCCAAACTACAGGCTACAGGACAGGGGAGAGGGGTCAAAAAGAATGATTAGAAAATGGATTCGACTTTCACCTTTTCCTTTATCGCATCAACCTGGAAAGGAAATTCAGAGAGGCAActtaaggaggaaaaacaaacaaatggaaGTCTCCCAAAATTGAAATTGACAAGATAGAAAAGAGCAAACAGAGGACTTCTTACTCAAAGGAAACACAAAAACCCTGAGAGATGCGGGTAATAACGCCACTTTTGATACAAATGCAGACTTGAGATCACTCTAACTGTCAACTTCACCTTGTTGCTTAAAACATTGTAAAATACAGATGTGAATATTGACTGGTAAGTCCAACAGGTTACTACTTAAACAAGATCTACTAAAACTTAAGAGAAAGATTGTTTGCTTCAACAAGAGCAAGGAAGTAGTCAGCCACATGAAAACTCACTACAGTAAACTCACAACTTATGTGATTAATACATATATTGTAAAATCCACCATCTTAGCATCAATGttcatcaaataaatgaaactatttaaaaaacaacatttgccTCACTCAGCTCTGCTACCTGTCATGAAAGCTATAGGTGGGTTGTATTTTGTGCCATGTAACAAAGATAAATGGCATTACgagcaacacagcagttatGAATCTCCTTTGGAACACATTTGTATGGAAAAGTAGCTCAACTTAATGGAAACCCAAATGAAAAGGAAATCACTGCAGTGATGACACATGACTGAAAGAAGCATAGGAAGATGAGCATGAATGGAGTCAAGAATAGGCAGCATTGGGGTTTGGTGCCACTGCCTACTGCTAAATGGTATCTGCAAATCCACCCGAGCAGTTGTCGATGCTGGTTTCAGTTACTAGACGGGTGGGGAAATCAGAGGGCAAGTATttagagattttttttgtgtcgtACACCTGTCTGAGCAGGTCCAACATGGTGACTGACATCTGGCTCTCCAGAGATTAGTAAAGGTTTGCAAATATTGCTTTTTCAGTCTTAACATCTAACAGCAAGAGAAAAATCTACAGTTTAACTTCTTATTACCTTTCTTTCACTGTATTAATTTAGAATTGCAAAGACCCAATTTGTTTGTCTGTCACCACACTCACTAGTTACCTCTTCAGGTGTGGATGACCCACCTTACTGAGGTACTCCCTCATGACCTGGATAAAATATGGCATGGAGAAGTCCATGATGTTGTGCCTCCAAGCGGTCTCCAGCACCACGTCGGGCCGCAGAAGGTCGTAGCAGGTGAACAGGCAGGCGGCGAAACACTCCTTCTTGTCTTCATTCAGGAACCAAGCCAGGAGCTCTTCAGCTAGCTCTGTGTCTTTGGACTCTGATGCGTACTGCATGGCATCCTGCAAAGAGAAGGCCACAAATACAGTTCAGGACATTGGTATTATCTGCCTTTACATTTTGGTGCTGTCAGTTCTTTTCTGTGGTGAAAGGTAACACACTGATTTACATTAACTTGGAAGAATTGgagtatgtacacacacacacacacaacaacttTGTTTGGGTTTTACTGGACATTCACCTTGTAGAGCTTGTCCTTCTTGCAGAGCTCAACACTCTGTTTCCAGCGGTTGTTGCCCTTGAAGAGGTATGCAGCGATCCTCCTAAACTCGATCAGCTCATGCTTTTCCAAGCCCTGAGCCAGTGAGATGTTGTCAAAGTTGTCGTAGGCGTCGATGGAAGTACGCAGTGCCTGGATGAGAGAGAGTAGGGATTCAAAGATAAAGCTAAAAATGCAGCTACCTGAAAAATTTTATCATGCTTTGGAAAATATAGCAGGCACAGGATCTAAAGGCTTTCCCCCCTCTTCAACCAACATCAACACATCtaaaatagataataaaaatgttatgcCACACATTAGACAACATTATCACATCATACCGCATAGTCTTCCTCAATGATGAAGAGGTTGTTGAGGGCCTCATTGACTGACTTGTTGTTGTGATTCTGGACCGATCTCAGGTATGGTTTAACCAGAGGGAGCTGCTTCACCTAAACAAAGAATCAGatagaaaaacatgtcaatgtCACATATTCTGTATCAAATGAGATTTAgcagataaaaaaagatgattaacCACCAGAGGAGAGACtttaaagcaaatatttgaTTATCCAGACATAAATGTTATTCCTTTTATACAATTAGCCATATCTTATCTGTCTGATGgttattttttgtgtaaaataaacTGCAGGGGTTTTTGCAGTCTCATAGGTCTAGATGTATGAAATATGTGTCTTTAGACAGCTATAAGAAAGTTTGGCTTAAATGTACTACAGCTTCCATTACCTGTCACCAGATGAGTATTTCACAACTAAGACTGGTATGAAACAACATCATTTGGCAATGATCATTCTTTACTCTACTAGAGAAATGGATTTACAATagccttttcatttttaaaattcttaaCACAGAAAATAATACTGGATCTGGACCTTGCTGAAGAAATTGACGGCGCGTGTGTGATCAAGTCTTGGAGAAAGGACGATGAGCAGGTCGTTCAGTAACAATGGTTTGAACTCCAGATAAAACTGGATGGCCTTGTAGTACAGCTCCACATTGGCCACCTAAAATGAAAagcacagaaacaataaatTCACTTGAAAAGCGAGTGTACATAAAGAATCTCCACCTCATTAACAGATCAGTACTATGGCACTTTAGGTAAGAACAGAACTCGTTACTAGAATGACAGCTTCACCAGTTAAAGTTACAATCTTTACCTTGGTGACAATGTCTTTGAACTGGCCCTCCTTCCAGGCATCAGCTGGATGGCTCATCATGGTGATGATGGCGTTGTCGTATTCCTCGTACTTGTCGTAGAGGAACACCAGCTCTCCCCAGAGGTGGGCTTGCTCTGCTGCCCTGAGAACctgatacacagacacaaaaacacgtTAGTTCATTGACTCATATTTATCTTGGTGAACTTATCAGGAATATTTTAATAcgttttatgtattttgtaaaATTGAGAATAAGTCCTGCTTTGTTTGCAGATGTTGCTGTCGCTCCCCTCGCCTACCTTTGGAATGTTGACACGGGACCAGAAGAGCTCCAGGTGCTCCCTCATCTTCTGGGGTTTGAATTTGGAGTACAGGATGGCCAGCTCTGTGAACATACCCATGTGGGCACGCTCCAGTCCCAGTGCAGCCTCCAGCATAGTGATCAGCTCCTCAAAGTAACCACGATCCTAAAGGGAATACAGACATACTTTATAAAAGTCAACCTAAGACtttaaatgagtaaataaaatacatattacaAAACTTTCACTTCTTATTGGTCAACACTCTTCGTCAGGGGAAAGAGATTATTTCACTGAAGGCTTTCAGAAGTCATAAGTTTTGCACTGTCCTTGGTTATATAATGTACCTGGTAGTAATTGATGAGTTCCTCCAGTTCATCAGCATGTACGACAATATGCAAGCCACACATTTGGGCGAGCCGGAACTCCTTCCCCTctacacaagcaaaacacaccTGAAAGAGAAGAGCGACGtcaattgtgtttttatataagAGAGTGGACAGTTTTCTCTAAGTTGGCACTCTCACGTCAAAAGCTTagaggcagacagaggagaaaagggTGTTTTGAtgtgaaacatgttttaaaaagaactgTTCACTATTAGAAGGAGTTAAAGTGAACCTATATTGATCATTCCTCACCTCCTTCCAGGTGCGGGTGCTGTTGGCCTTTCGAGCTCCGTCCACAGCTGCCTGGTACTCTCCCAGGTGCACTAGAGTGGAGGCCAGGCGGCCAAAATTGGACACATTGTTGTACAGCAGTTTGGCCGCATCGTACATCttgtcgtcatagcaacggtcACCCACCTGGGGGAaagattacaaaaaaacaaaagagaaaaaagcaaggtcagcaaaacagcagctgttgtgAGTTAGCTGTAAACAAGAACGAGTGTTTATTGTCTCAGATCTTACCTGCTGGATGTGAGCATTATTGGGGCCGTTGATGAACTCTTCCAGCTCAGCCAGGCGGTTGGTCTTGGCCAGAGCGAAGATCAATTCTGTTTCAACGTATGACTCACGGGCCTTCTTACGAGCCATCTGCAGGAATTTTACCAGGTCTTCCCAGTTTCCTGCACACAACATAACACAACTCATGTCAGTTTGAAAAACACATCCATCTAATATTTACCAAAACAGCATTAaagagtctttttttaaaaagaggaatcAAAATAAATGGATATCAAGCTTGAAATGAACATAGGAAAATAATCGATCCTTTTTACAAGATGATCATTTGGATTAAGATACTTACCGCTCTGGGCTGCAGCTTGTCCCACCTCCATGTAAGCAGAGGGGTCATCAGCCTTGATGTATGAGTCAATGGCTTCTTTGACCAGACCCTTCTGCAGCTGGGCCTTCGCCAGCTGACTCCACACTGGAGGCTCATTGCAGCGCTCTGCAAACTCATAGGCTCTGTCCAGGTTCCCAATGTGCTCAATCAGAACCTGGACACAACGAGACAACATTCAAGATCAATAAGACAATCCTGATGAACATAATTATAAAGCTTTACGTCATTCCTGAAAAACAAGCTTGGATTTAAACTGTAAACGAGCAGTAAAAAAGCTTTTGAGGTTTATGgtgtgactttaaaaaaaaaaaaaatcaagcagaGGTCCACGCACCTGGACAGCAGAGGTGTTGACATCAAATTTCCTAAAAATAGCAAAAGCCTCCTCAAACAGCTCATTGCTGATGGCAATATTTGCAATGTCTGGGGCATCATAGTTGTCCAGACGGTTAATGTACTCCATGACGCGTGTCCTATCAGCTTTAATGGCCGTAAGGATCAGCAGATTCTGCAGGTTTCTGAAATAACCAAGACAAGAGGATCTCAGTGAACTGTTTCTACGACACTAAAAAAAgatacacaaaaacatgaataattgtTCTCAAATACTATCACATTTCAAGAGACTGAACTCCATGACAGCCAACTGACTTCTGTCTAACAAGGTTTATCAAGCCTCTCTCACCTGTGCTCACTAAAGACAGAGTTATCAAGGACAATCTTCTCCAGAAGCTCGATGAGCTCATTAGGAAGGTCAGCGGTCATAAAGGCCTTGACTGTCACAGACACCTCCTCTGGATCCTGGGTCTCTGTCAGGGCTGTCTGCACAACCTGAAGCAGAATAGGACAATCAGGTTAGAAGCATGACATGTAATGttttaacttaattttaaaaatattacaacTGAACAAGTCTATACTATAACAGGCTGATAAAAAGATGAAGCAAAAAACTTCAGGATGGACATTGTCAAAAGGCTTTGGAAATCATGTCTCATCTTGTTAATGCAGCTTTTAGCATTACCGAAACAGATGCAGTAAAGGGTCAGACCTGGTCAATAAGTGGTCTTCTGTAGTTGTTGGTCTCCAGCAGCACGCTCGCCCACAGCTCAGGATTCTTGCGACGCACAAGGTAGCGGGACAGACTCTTGAACAGCGAGTTCTCATTGCACACCTAAAgaataatacacaaaaacagttcaggatttttttcatttcttattGTATgcacaatagaaaaaaaaaaaaaagagtcttgTTCCATTTCTCATAATCAATGAAAATATGACTAATGTAAACTCACATTAATTAGCTCCTGGTCACACTGTCCTCTTTCATAGGCCACACAGGCCAGGTGGGGGTCTCTCTTCTCACAGTACTTGCCCACCACGCGGCTGTCGTAGAAGGGGTTCTCCCTCAGGAAGCGCTCTGGGTTATTGTTGCTGTCGATGTAAATCTTAGCCAGGGCGTTGTGGGTTGCGGGCTCCTCGCAGCCTTCATGGATACGAGCCTCCAACcaaggcagcagcagcttcagtctggagagagacacacagttAGGATTACTCTGGTTAGGAGAGGAAAAACTGTTAACTCATGACTCAATAAATTGTGATGAGTTGACTGAATTATTCAACTTTTGCTATTCACTTGAATTAGTGTCTTTCTTCTTACCGATTTCTTTTCTCCACTTCAGCGACCAGTTCGTCTGTGGAGAACTGCCCTCTCACCACCATGATCAGGTTCTTGATCACATCCTCAGCACAATCCACATCCAGCAAACCTCCAATGACTACTGGCAGACGGCTTGGGTTCACCTGAAATAAATGATACGCAGATACATGTTTCAATTCAGGTGAGGACGAATGCATGTTGTGACTTTATTTTGATGGagctatttttatttcagttattaataaattcATAATTTCATGTCAGACAATTAATGTGATATATGTGAAATATGTAGTTTCAAGTGGTTTGATTATCCATGATTCACTAGGTGCAGATAATTTAACAAGAGAAGaagtaaaacacaacagaagaagaagagttgaaCGAGATGTTTTGTTGTTAGCAGTCAAGCCGTTTAGCCTCAGTTGCCATGAGCTAACGTGTATAACCTTTTTGATTCACTAAAGAAGCATGTCTCATTTTAAGTCTCGAGTCTTGTCTTGTCAGTTTTGAAGTTAGACCAAGCTACAACAATGCACAACACTGTTTAACTTTAGTACAGTGGTCCAGGTTCCACATATGGCAGATGTTTAATGTATGTTGTGTCAAATGTTTACTGTTCTGGATATAAAAGAACAGTTTTATCTTAAGCCAGGAAAGTATTAATGTACCTTTTGCACATAGATCTCAATGTATTTCTGCAGGCTGTTGCGGTACAGGTACAGGACCAGATCATGGACAAAATCGAAGCGGTCACAAACGATGATCAAAGGCAGCTGATCTGTCAGCTTGGCTtcctatagaaaaaaaaaacattgaacattagcactggcaaaaaaatgacaggttAAATCATGTCAATAGTAAAAAGGTTTATTCTACACTAATGTTCACTAATGACAATGCAGAAGTACTGGTCCACTTCTGACCTTGAGGAAGTTCTTCACACGCTCAGGATCGTAGCAGTTACTCTCTCTGCAGATTCTCTCCACCTCTTTGATCTGGCCCGTCTTGCAGGCAGCCTGGATATATTTGAAATGAACCTCGGGGTCCTGGCTGAAGTTCACAATGGAACCCAAGAAGTAGAACAAACCTGGAAGATGAAACAGAGGCATTGATTAACCTGTATTTTttttgaatgtctttttataACTTCAAAATTTGAGTTTGCATTTTTCAAGCTTACCCTCAAAGCTCTTGAAGGACTCAAAGAGTTCAGTGAGGGACTGAGTAGAGAGTTGCTCATGGTACTTGGAGGCAACCTGAACACAGATCTGCAGGTTCTGACGAATGTTGGCAGACAGCATAGCCCTGAGACACTCCAAAGAGTCCTCCACTGATAAAGAGCCGAAGAAATTCACCAGCCACTGCGaggacaaacagaaaacaatcaGCAATACAAAGAGGAATATGGTCAACACAAACCAATAAATcacaatatgttttattaacaagaaaatgaggaaaaataatATACTATTTTAATATACTGTCCACTACAGTACGCtctattacattttatttatttttcatgtgttcCTTTGTTTATGCTCTACCTCTGGattgaggaggtgtgtgtgcacCACAGCACGCTTTATGTCATACAGGTCGGTGTAATGCTCCAGCGCCCTCTGCAGGAGCCCAGCCTTCTCACACAGCTGTGCTACATGTGCACGATCATAGTGGGTGAACATCTGGTTGCCTAGGATGGCGTCTGCAACCTGCAAGCCAGGACACAGGGTCAAAGGAATTTCAAACGTAATTAAAGATTCATTAACAAGAGTCATTTTATAACAGGTGGCAGAAGAAACTTTAAACAACTGATCATCTGATTTTCAATGAAGGTTAAAGCTAAATCATAGGTTAAAGTGATCATTGGCATATTGAGGTTTGATGTATCCATGTTTGTGTACCTGTGGTGCATGGACCAAATTCATCTCCAGCAAACGTGTCTGCAGTGGTCCTTCCATGGGTCTGTTGTTCTTCAGAGCATCAAGCAGAAAGGATGTGCACTGCTGGATCAGGTTGTACTCCATGAAGACATCAACAATCTGGAGACACAAAAGATAGGAATAATCAGGTTTGTGAAACCCCTCACAACAAACTGTATATTTCTTtataatatatcattattagtagtagtattctgcattttacttttataaAAACTTTGATTTATCCTTATCTTAACTTGTTGATTGGGAATCAATCCTGGATATGTTGGTGCTTGTAGTGTGAATATATTTTAAGACCATTGTTTTTACCTGTGTGATGTCAGCAAGTGGCTCTTCATCCTGTACCAGCATCTGGGAGAACTGAAGGCCCTGTTCTGGGCTGATCCGCATTACGTTCCTTAGCAGGAAGATCCAGTCTGGAGTGTATCCCACCTACAGAGGAAATAGATCTTCATTTgactgtttcatttttaaagtcttCTGTTTAAATTGTTAATCCAAACGCAATACAACCTTTCATCAATGAAGGTTCAAGAATGTACAGACAACAGTAGACCAAAGTCCAAGATACAGATGAGTTCGCAATGTttcatgagatcaaattgttctgtCTTGCTTCTCTGCATCTCACTACTCATCTTTTCTACAAGATAAATATGGAAGAACACAAAATCAGGCATTGTTACCTTCTTGGCATAGAGGACAATCTTCTGGAACTGGCCAGTCTCAGCAAAGCACTGAATGACCTTATTGGGGACGTTAGCTCTGAGGTAGACACTGAGGGCAAGAGTAGGGTCAACAGACTTCACCAAGTCTCCAAGCTCCTCAGAGCACTccagctgtaaacacacacacacacacacacacacacacacacacacacacacacgcgcgcgcacacacacacacgcgcgcacacacacacacacacacacacacgcacacacacagagaaccaTTAGAGATAAATCAAGGGTTTAAAAGCAGTGCAATGTAGAAGtgcaacacaaaacaaatgaggAGTCGGAAGGTCTAAATTAGATAAACATGCACTTAAACCTTTTCCAAGAACACAAAATTCTCAAACTAGCTTCATGTGTAATCCTCAAGCCTCTGCATTGATGCTGTGTTTGTCGAACTGGGAGTGTAACATTAATCACACTGGACAGCAGCACCATATTTACTTTCAAACTTTGATTTCTGACCCACGATTTATTGATTTTACAGAATGTTCCTGCCGAAGATATGAGTCCTGTTCTCTGAAAAACAGATGATTGTCtgctcaaaaacacacataactgAAACCAGAAGTGGAGTGGTAATTTTGGAGGCTGAGCAGCCAAATAACTGACTATAATAGTAACCAGGAGAGTTTTACCATCATTGAGCTAAACAGTGTTTCTTCCCCCAAAATGATGGAATAAAGCTATTAATGTGGTGAGTGCTTAGTGAGTCAGCCCAGCACACTGGCTCAACAGTGACTATTTTCTAAAAGAGTGGATCTGtttctgaatattttttaaaaaacactattaGTTAATATAATTACTCTGATGATAATATGAAGATTGACCACTGTAAAATCACTGAGCACATACCTTGTCCTCTTTCAGCCATTTCTCCAGCAGCTGTTTGCGGCCCTGCTGCAGGACAGGCCTGCACAGCTCCAGAGACTCAAATTTATTAAGCTGGCCTTGATCCAGTAAGATGCCAAAGTACTGGAGCAATGGAGACCTCTGGCCTGGTTGGGCTGGAACGCTCTGGAACCTACGGATGGTGTCTGGGGTCCGCAGGATACCCTGGAgaaggaagatggatggatagacaaAGGAAATACGTTACAGTGGAAGACTCAGAAAAGTGAGAGGGAAATGTCCCTTTTGAGCACTGCCTAAAATAATAGTGGAGGAGTAGAAGTATACAACATTAGGTTACCATTAGTGACTACAGTAAACAAAACATGTaagaaagtacaaaaaaaataaagattattttcacCAAAGACAGACTGCATCCTCACTTTATCTGACAGATTAATCTCACGTTCCAGATAAAGAATCATGAAAGCCTCAggtttttacagtgtaaaaactACTTTTCAACAACTAAACACAACCTAACCAATGAATCTTTGACCAGCATTTTCCAGTGGAGACCCTGATGACCAGcatgatgataaaaaaacaaaacaaagtttaACCCTTTCTTAATTTGGGTTGTAACTATTTTGATGCATATCTAATCTTGTTTCACATATACCTGACAAAATCTGGGTGTTTATTGTCGTGCTAAGCTGTAGAAATTTGCTTAGTTGACACAGTCTGAGCTTATATTAGATGAACTCTGGTTGAGGTTGCTCTGAGTGCAGCGATTGTGGCAGTACCTTAGGTGCA contains:
- the LOC128360877 gene encoding clathrin heavy chain 1-like, translating into MAQILPIRFQEHLQLQNLGINPANIGFSTLTMESDKFICIREKVGEQAQVVIIDMADPNNPIRRPISADSAIMNPASKVIALKAAKTLQIFNIEMKSKMKAHTMTDDVTFWKWISLNTVALVTDNAVYHWSMEGDSQPIKVFDRHSSLAGCQIINYRTDAKQKWLLLIGISAQQNRVVGAMQLYSVDRKVSQPIEGHAAGFAQFKMEDNTEESTLFCFAVRGQAGGKLHIIEVGTPPTGNQPFPKKAVDVFFPPEAQNDFPVAMQISSKQDVVFLITKYGYIHLYDLETGTCIYMNRISGETIFVTAPHEPTAGIIGVNRKGQVLSVCVEEENIIPYITNVLQNPDLALRMAVRNNLAGAEELFARKFNTLFAAGNYSEAAKVAANAPKGILRTPDTIRRFQSVPAQPGQRSPLLQYFGILLDQGQLNKFESLELCRPVLQQGRKQLLEKWLKEDKLECSEELGDLVKSVDPTLALSVYLRANVPNKVIQCFAETGQFQKIVLYAKKVGYTPDWIFLLRNVMRISPEQGLQFSQMLVQDEEPLADITQIVDVFMEYNLIQQCTSFLLDALKNNRPMEGPLQTRLLEMNLVHAPQVADAILGNQMFTHYDRAHVAQLCEKAGLLQRALEHYTDLYDIKRAVVHTHLLNPEWLVNFFGSLSVEDSLECLRAMLSANIRQNLQICVQVASKYHEQLSTQSLTELFESFKSFEGLFYFLGSIVNFSQDPEVHFKYIQAACKTGQIKEVERICRESNCYDPERVKNFLKEAKLTDQLPLIIVCDRFDFVHDLVLYLYRNSLQKYIEIYVQKVNPSRLPVVIGGLLDVDCAEDVIKNLIMVVRGQFSTDELVAEVEKRNRLKLLLPWLEARIHEGCEEPATHNALAKIYIDSNNNPERFLRENPFYDSRVVGKYCEKRDPHLACVAYERGQCDQELINVCNENSLFKSLSRYLVRRKNPELWASVLLETNNYRRPLIDQVVQTALTETQDPEEVSVTVKAFMTADLPNELIELLEKIVLDNSVFSEHRNLQNLLILTAIKADRTRVMEYINRLDNYDAPDIANIAISNELFEEAFAIFRKFDVNTSAVQVLIEHIGNLDRAYEFAERCNEPPVWSQLAKAQLQKGLVKEAIDSYIKADDPSAYMEVGQAAAQSGNWEDLVKFLQMARKKARESYVETELIFALAKTNRLAELEEFINGPNNAHIQQVGDRCYDDKMYDAAKLLYNNVSNFGRLASTLVHLGEYQAAVDGARKANSTRTWKEVCFACVEGKEFRLAQMCGLHIVVHADELEELINYYQDRGYFEELITMLEAALGLERAHMGMFTELAILYSKFKPQKMREHLELFWSRVNIPKVLRAAEQAHLWGELVFLYDKYEEYDNAIITMMSHPADAWKEGQFKDIVTKVANVELYYKAIQFYLEFKPLLLNDLLIVLSPRLDHTRAVNFFSKVKQLPLVKPYLRSVQNHNNKSVNEALNNLFIIEEDYAALRTSIDAYDNFDNISLAQGLEKHELIEFRRIAAYLFKGNNRWKQSVELCKKDKLYKDAMQYASESKDTELAEELLAWFLNEDKKECFAACLFTCYDLLRPDVVLETAWRHNIMDFSMPYFIQVMREYLSKVDKLEASESLRKQEEQATESQPIVYGTPQLMLTAGPNVAVPPQQAYGYGYTAAPGYAQPPQPSFGYGM